One Pocillopora verrucosa isolate sample1 chromosome 10, ASM3666991v2, whole genome shotgun sequence genomic window carries:
- the LOC131791739 gene encoding LOW QUALITY PROTEIN: aquaporin-2-like (The sequence of the model RefSeq protein was modified relative to this genomic sequence to represent the inferred CDS: inserted 1 base in 1 codon; deleted 2 bases in 1 codon), with the protein MSCLECTTVFLLFVVEAVCSFFFVFFGCGLTINWLGEETARNVFFMLKSISLCFGFTSAFLVNILTYFSGGFFNPALTIALAANRNISPKRAVCIVWAQLTGDFCCVEEEGKLDVKKMVYWLGPIFGAXLATGIYSVACSFPVTSAEELVITRREQGSCKEMQNKP; encoded by the exons ATGAGTTGTCTCGAATGCACgactgttttccttttatttgttGTGGAAGCTGTCTGctctttctttttcgttttcttcggTTGTGGTTTAACAATCAACTGGCTGGGGGAAGAAACAGCTcgaaacgttttt tttatgcttaaAAGCATATCTTTGTGCTTTGGATTCACTAGTGCTTTTTTGGTGAACATTTTGACTTATTTTAGCGGTGGGTTCTTCAACCCTGCATTAACCATTGCTTTAGCGGCAAACAGAAATATATCACCTAAGAGGGCTGTATGTATTGTGTGGGCACAGCTCACTGGCG ATTTCTGTTGTGTTGAGGAAGAAGGAAAATTGGACGTAAAGAAAATG GTTTACTGGTTAGGCCCAATATTTGGTG CTTTGGCAACAGGGATCTACAGTGTGGCATGCAGTTTCCCTGTTACTTCAGCAGAGGAGCTTGTTATTACTAGAAGGGAGCAAGGGAGCTGCAAGGAAATGCAGAACAAGCCATGA
- the LOC131791682 gene encoding ras suppressor protein 1, translating to MSLGSLKKLRHFNAAVNRLSSLPRGLGTASGLEILDLTYNNLNEKSLPGNFSVMKQLRGLYLGDNDFETLPPEIGELRNLQVLVLRDNDLIELPKELGKLSRLKELHLQNNRLTALPPELGELDMGNPRHVFKPEGNSWIQQLEDQIVLGPSHVFVYIKTDGYKSLYERLITSGNAPPPKREKEKTLKRSRRK from the exons ATGTCATTAGGCTCCTTGAAGAAACTAAGACACTTCAATGCAGC GGTAAATCGACTAAGTTCCCTGCCCAGAGGCTTGGGAACAGCATCTGGATTGGAAATCTTGGATTTAACATATAATAACCTCAATGAGAAGTCACTACCAGGAAACTTCTCTGTTATGA AACAGCTCAGAGGCCTCTACCTGGGAGACAATGACTTTGAAACTTTGCCACCAGAAATAGGAGAGCTCAGAAACCTTCAAGTG CTTGTGTTGAGAGACAATGATCTGATTGAACTACCAAAAGAGCTGGGGAAATTGAGTAGACTGAAGGAACTTCATCTTCAGAACAACAGACTCACTGCTCTACCTCCAGAACTAG GTGAGCTAGACATGGGTAACCCGCGGCATGTTTTCAAACCTGAAGGGAATTCATGGATACAGCAGCTTGAAGATCAAATTGTTCTGGGACCATCACATGTGTTTGTGTACATCAAAACTGATGGATACAAGAG TTTGTACGAGCGTCTCATTACCTCTGGCAATGCTCCACCACCAAAGAGGGAGAAGGAAAAGACCCTAAAGAGAAGCAGAAGAAAATGA
- the LOC136283976 gene encoding unconventional myosin-Id-like isoform X2, with product MKLKVADRIVVVKTSAILKLDNKYKVMKTIPLDRVTGVSLTPGDDQLLVVHLQHNDLVVCLFNDSKANRVAELMANLYLQIYEKSRKMLNVRVDSRVKCELGKKAYNLTVKNGPETLP from the exons ATGAAATTGAAGGTGGCTGACCGCATTGTGGTGGTGAAAACTTCAGCCATTCTTAAGTTGGACAACAAGTACAAAGTCATGAAGACAATACCACTTGACAGG GTGACAGGAGTGAGTCTTACTCCAGGTGATGATCAGCTGTTAGTAGTTCACCtccaacacaatgacctggtcGTCTGTTTGTTCAACGATTCTAAAGCCAACAGAGTAGCAGAACTTATGGCGAACCTCTACCTGCAAATATATGA GAAGTCTCGTAAGATGCTGAATGTTCGCGTAGACTCACGGGTAAAATGTGAACTGGGTAAGAAAGCGTACAACTTG ACGGTGAAAAACGGACCCGAAACTCTGCCATGA
- the LOC136283976 gene encoding unconventional myosin-Id-like isoform X1: protein MKLKVADRIVVVKTSAILKLDNKYKVMKTIPLDRVTGVSLTPGDDQLLVVHLQHNDLVVCLFNDSKANRVAELMANLYLQIYEKSRKMLNVRVDSRVKCELGKKAYNLTVKTDPKLCHDVQEGW from the exons ATGAAATTGAAGGTGGCTGACCGCATTGTGGTGGTGAAAACTTCAGCCATTCTTAAGTTGGACAACAAGTACAAAGTCATGAAGACAATACCACTTGACAGG GTGACAGGAGTGAGTCTTACTCCAGGTGATGATCAGCTGTTAGTAGTTCACCtccaacacaatgacctggtcGTCTGTTTGTTCAACGATTCTAAAGCCAACAGAGTAGCAGAACTTATGGCGAACCTCTACCTGCAAATATATGA GAAGTCTCGTAAGATGCTGAATGTTCGCGTAGACTCACGGGTAAAATGTGAACTGGGTAAGAAAGCGTACAACTTGACGGTGAAAACGGACCCGAAACTCTGCCATGACGTTCAAGAAGGTTGGTAA
- the LOC131791693 gene encoding cyclin-dependent kinase 5 activator 1-like: MGATLSINRKDLLHEYSIWNIKARESGKSYHCKCCYHVNSDIHSKENKAPQTTCDAVAAYLHKCANVGKKKMKSKIEPAPSKSSKFKETETQKSDPAPPLLAQTQEINLPIKTTDSMQVVSQGVDIPPANPKLPISQSFLISSDALRCLGNFVRCHCKNLTRFRASEVILWLRGVDRALLLQGWQDQAFLTPPNLVFLFMLLKESLSDKIPNPAQLRAEILTCLYMAYTYNGPEISYPLKPFLVDGDRRAFWDRCMLITNNLSEKMLQMNREPKFFGELLVELKNYGGSSITDRRDG, encoded by the coding sequence ATGGGAGCAACCCTTTCCATTAATAGGAAAGATCTGCTACACGAGTATTCCATATGGAATATCAAAGCTCGCGAGAGTGGCAAGTCCTACCACTGTAAGTGTTGTTATCATGTTAACAGCGACATTCACAGTAAAGAGAACAAGGCGCCTCAAACAACCTGCGATGCCGTGGCCGCGTACCTCCACAAATGCGCTAATGTGGGCAAGAAGAAGATGAAATCGAAGATCGAACCAGCACCTTCTAAATCAAGCAAGTTTAAGGAAACTGAAACGCAAAAAAGCGATCCAGCTCCGCCGCTCCTCGCACAAACCCAAGAAATTAACCTGCCAATCAAGACGACAGACTCCATGCAAGTTGTCAGCCAAGGTGTTGATATCCCTCCAGCGAATCCTAAACTACCGATTTCGCAGTCGTTTCTGATCAGTAGCGACGCTCTTCGCTGTCTGGGAAATTTCGTCCGCTGCCATTGTAAGAATCTAACTCGCTTCCGTGCATCGGAGGTAATTTTATGGCTGCGAGGAGTTGATAGGGCGTTACTACTACAAGGCTGGCAGGATCAAGCTTTCTTGACACCACCCAATCTTGTGTTCTTATTTATGCTGCTAAAGGAAAGTCTGTCGGATAAAATCCCTAATCCAGCCCAGTTACGCGCTGAAATTTTAACATGCCTGTACATGGCTTACACATACAACGGCCCCGAAATAAGCTATCCTTTAAAACCTTTCCTTGTGGATGGAGACAGGAGAGCTTTCTGGGACCGGTGTATGCTTATAACAAACAACCTGAGCGAGAAAATGCTTCAAATGAACAGAGAGCCGAAATTTTTTGGCGAACTCTTGGTCGAACTGAAAAACTATGGTGGATCGTCTATAACTGACAGACGAGATGGGTAG
- the LOC131791678 gene encoding multiple myeloma tumor-associated protein 2, whose protein sequence is MYHPSRGGVRGGQDQFDWEDVKLDKHRESYLGHSVKAPVGRWQKGKDLHWYTKSGKGNSGMSKQEEKDAVKRMEAEALAIALGRGPSKKVASGVSKQELAEVCRKGQVERDSMDIERVQGMGFGSTRASLVAGLSAPMKETLSATGSQQERHADPATPSNTKAGEVLRSEREEDHTSDKIKRKKEKKEKKSKKEKKHKKRRHGEIEKKNKKHHTEEADNEYKKSKHSRKRTHDHDKVNQSNSKRERHDSSSSGSDSCDKRDRYSRRRHDSSDGDISRTTTARHRDRGEERPGQRRQRHDTE, encoded by the exons ATGTATCATCCATCAAGAGGCGGAGTTCGCGGTGGACAAGATCAGTTTGATTGGGAAGATGTAAAGCTCGACAAGCACCGAGAAAGTTACTTGG GTCATTCGGTTAAGGCTCCTGTAGGAAGGTGGCAAAAGGGAAAAGATCTACACTG GTATACAAAAAGTGGTAAAGGAAACTCAGGAATGTCAAAGCAAGAG GAAAAAGATGCAGTTAAGAGAATGGAAGCTGAAGCACTTGCAATAGCACT agGGAGAGGACCAAGCAAGAAAGTAGCAAGTGGTGTTTCAAAACAG GAACTGGCTGAAGTATGTCGCAAGGGTCAAGTGGAACGTGACTCAATGGACATTGAAAGGGTTCAAGGCATGGGATTTGGAAG CACAAGAGCTTCTCTTGTAGCTGGGCTGTCTGCACCCATGAAGGAGACACTGAGTGCCACAGGATCACAACAG GAAAGACATGCAGATCCTGCTACACCAAGCAATACAAAGGCAGGAGAAGTTTTAAGGAGCGAAAGAGAAGAAGATCATACCAGTGATAAGATAAAgaggaagaaggagaagaaagaaaagaaatctaaaaaagaaaagaaacacaaaaagaGGAGGCATGGtgagatagaaaagaaaaacaagaaacaccACACTGAAGAAGCTGATAATGAGTATAAGAAATCTAAACATTCAAGGAAAAGAACACATGATCATGATAAAGTTAATCAAAGTAATTCTAAGCGAGAGAGACATGATTCATCATCGTCAGGTAGTGATTCATGTGATAAAAGAGACAGATATTCCAGGAGACGACATGATTCATCAGATGGAGACATATCAAGGACAACTACTGCAAGGCACAGAGACAGAGGAGAAGAAAGGCCAGGACAACGTAGACAAAGGCATGACACTGAGTAA
- the LOC131791679 gene encoding uncharacterized protein isoform X1, protein MWRNRFRLLSPTRKYCCQFSRNIVTAEQVKTFQDQGVICIRGVFGEWIKRLTKGIERNLANPGKLSEWLKSENSETYYFNDLLNWQQIPEFKEFVFESPAAEIAGKLMDAQFTVFYHEHVFTKDPGTTSTTPWHHDQSYYPVDGWKNCSFWIPVTPVSKSSNLTYIGGSHKWGKWFKPKKFASLQNYKYTKTYNEKVFEDIPDIDSHPDAYNLLSWDLKPGDCLAFHFRILHGAKQSTDPDGRKVVAMRWLGEDATFAERPWEPAPNYSGGLKPGDHFYKSESFPVVWRSEKANLVT, encoded by the exons ATGTGGCGAAATCGCTTTCGTCTCCTCTCTCCTACTAGGAAATATTGCTGTCAATTTTCTCGGAATATTGTCACCGCAGAACAAgtgaaaacatttcaagacCAAGGTGTTATCTGCATTCGAGGTGTTTTCGGAGAATGGATCAAAAGGTTGACGAAAGGCATTGAGAGGAACTTGGCGAATCCTGGAAAATTAAGCGAGTGGCTCAAAAGTGAAAACTCAGAGACGTactattttaatgatttattgaACTGGCAACAAATTCCAGAGTTTAAGGAGTTTGTGTTTGAATCACCAGCCGCAGAAATAGCGGGAAAGTTAATGGATGCACAG TTCACTGTATTTTATCATGAGCATGTTTTCACAAAAGATCCCGGAACAACTTCCACCACTCCATGGCATCATGACCAGTCTTATTACCCAGTGGATGGGTGGAAG AACTGTTCTTTTTGGATTCCCGTTACTCCTGtatcaaaatcatcaaatttgaCTTACATTGGTGGATCCCACAAGTGGGGAAAATGGTTTAAACCTAAGAAGTTTGCATCCTTACAGAATTACAAATACACAAAGACATATaatgaaaaggtttttgaagaCATCCCTGATATTGACAGCCATCCAGATGCATACAATTTGCTTTCCTGGGACCTTAAG CCTGGAGATTGCTTAGCATTCCACTTTCGAATCTTACATGGTGCAAAGCAGAGCACAGACCCAGATGGAAGGAAAGTGGTTGCCATGCGCTGGCTAGGAGAAGATGCAACATTTGCAGAAAGACCATGGGAACCTGCACCCAATTACAGTGGAGGATTAAAACCAGGCGATCACTTTTATAAAAGTGAATCTTTTCCAGTTGTTTGGAGATCAGAAAAAGCAAATTTAGTTACTTAA
- the LOC131791679 gene encoding uncharacterized protein isoform X2: MWRNRFRLLSPTRKYCCQFSRNIVTAEQVKTFQDQGVICIRGVFGEWIKRLTKGIERNLANPGKLSEWLKSENSETYYFNDLLNWQQIPEFKEFVFESPAAEIAGKLMDAQFTVFYHEHVFTKDPGTTSTTPWHHDQSYYPVDGWKNYKYTKTYNEKVFEDIPDIDSHPDAYNLLSWDLKPGDCLAFHFRILHGAKQSTDPDGRKVVAMRWLGEDATFAERPWEPAPNYSGGLKPGDHFYKSESFPVVWRSEKANLVT; this comes from the exons ATGTGGCGAAATCGCTTTCGTCTCCTCTCTCCTACTAGGAAATATTGCTGTCAATTTTCTCGGAATATTGTCACCGCAGAACAAgtgaaaacatttcaagacCAAGGTGTTATCTGCATTCGAGGTGTTTTCGGAGAATGGATCAAAAGGTTGACGAAAGGCATTGAGAGGAACTTGGCGAATCCTGGAAAATTAAGCGAGTGGCTCAAAAGTGAAAACTCAGAGACGTactattttaatgatttattgaACTGGCAACAAATTCCAGAGTTTAAGGAGTTTGTGTTTGAATCACCAGCCGCAGAAATAGCGGGAAAGTTAATGGATGCACAG TTCACTGTATTTTATCATGAGCATGTTTTCACAAAAGATCCCGGAACAACTTCCACCACTCCATGGCATCATGACCAGTCTTATTACCCAGTGGATGGGTGGAAG AATTACAAATACACAAAGACATATaatgaaaaggtttttgaagaCATCCCTGATATTGACAGCCATCCAGATGCATACAATTTGCTTTCCTGGGACCTTAAG CCTGGAGATTGCTTAGCATTCCACTTTCGAATCTTACATGGTGCAAAGCAGAGCACAGACCCAGATGGAAGGAAAGTGGTTGCCATGCGCTGGCTAGGAGAAGATGCAACATTTGCAGAAAGACCATGGGAACCTGCACCCAATTACAGTGGAGGATTAAAACCAGGCGATCACTTTTATAAAAGTGAATCTTTTCCAGTTGTTTGGAGATCAGAAAAAGCAAATTTAGTTACTTAA